The following proteins come from a genomic window of Thermosinus carboxydivorans Nor1:
- a CDS encoding BMQ_0737 family morphogenetic spore coat protein: MFDYQVVSEKNSLSRQGTEFTNECIRVNKVYDWVLLNTDEIKNIAIPAASLTVLQPLIDAGNVLRVVGKLTPADVTTKIVSIVRKTVIINEKEIEIGCAQILITANLTVEVYNNTTGSTIPVVTFPVTFQMLERVGLCFPQPFTSNNITTNVLSANAVALSDVPIDGNFIFEISICQDVYVETEVKLEVQGKFCEPRDNTLDCGTGSLSLACNKPTFPPQCPDIFPSS, translated from the coding sequence ATGTTTGATTATCAAGTTGTTTCGGAGAAAAATTCTTTGTCACGCCAAGGTACAGAATTTACAAATGAATGTATACGAGTTAACAAAGTGTATGACTGGGTTTTACTAAATACTGATGAAATTAAAAACATTGCGATTCCTGCAGCTAGTCTTACCGTGTTACAGCCACTTATTGATGCCGGAAATGTATTGCGGGTTGTTGGTAAGCTCACCCCTGCCGATGTAACTACCAAAATCGTAAGTATTGTCAGGAAAACTGTAATTATTAACGAAAAGGAAATTGAAATAGGTTGTGCCCAAATCCTGATAACGGCTAATCTAACAGTAGAAGTTTACAATAACACTACTGGTTCAACTATCCCGGTAGTAACTTTCCCTGTTACTTTCCAGATGTTGGAAAGAGTAGGTTTGTGTTTTCCGCAACCATTTACCTCTAACAATATTACAACAAACGTTCTTAGCGCAAATGCCGTTGCGCTTAGTGATGTGCCGATTGATGGCAACTTTATTTTTGAAATTAGTATTTGTCAGGACGTGTATGTGGAAACTGAGGTTAAACTGGAAGTGCAAGGTAAGTTCTGCGAACCGAGAGATAATACCCTTGACTGTGGAACTGGCAGCTTAAGTTTGGCATGTAATAAACCTACTTTTCCGCCACAATGCCCTGACATTTTCCCCAGTAGCTAA